GATAAGGTAAAAACCTTTTTTTTGGTTCTGGTTTTTTTAAAGGCAATATTCAAAGCATGTCTTACAGCCATAAAAATATTTTTCGCCAACTTAACCCCCTCCATCTTTTTAATGCTCGTTTCGCTTTTTTACCGCTGTAATTCAAAATACTAGCTTTTTCACCTCAGCAATAGCCGAAGTTTTAAATATTTCTATCTAAAGCGCAGCATTGTTTTAAAAGAGTGCCTGGCCGGGAAAGGTCCTGGATTTTCCCGGTCAGGTGGACGGTTACGCAGCAAAATACGTAACCTCAGATTTTAGGAAGAAGGAGATCAATTGAAAAACCCGGCTTCCTCCGCTTGGAAGCCGGGTTTTTCAAAGGTTTTGAACCTTTTTGTAAACGCGACTTTTAGCCCTGGCCTTTCCACGGAAGGCGGTACTAAAGCTACCAGGCAGGTCTCCTGACTTGTGGATCACAGCGTATCCCCCGCCTTCCCATCCTGCACTCAACGGCACTTCACAACAACCTTTCAAACCAGCTGCCTCAGGCAAAATTTCAGGCGCCTTCGACAGCCGGGATGCCGTTGAGAATCGGACAGTGGCATCCTGGGAGCCGCTCCCCACTTACAGTGGCCGGACCGTCCGGGATTTTCACCCGGTTCCCTTTTCACCCCCGGTAAAACCGGGAGAACCTGGTAAATATTATTTTGCATTAATTTTACATTATTTGATTTGTTTTGTCCAGCATCAAAAATTTAAAAATTCTGCAACCTTACCACCCGCGGGTGTAACTGCCGGCACACGGCATGCAAACAATTTTGCCGCCTTTTACTCTCGCCCTGGGCTCCATCACAGGCTCGCCGCATTCAGCGCAGAGGTGGGAGTCGAAAATGCGCGCTTTGGATGGCAGCTCTATGGTGACATGCTGTATTGTACAGAAATCATCCTCCGGCATGTCAAGAATAAAACGGGTGCGAGCGCTCTGGTGCCTTTGAAAAACCTCTTTTTCCTCCTCAGAAGCGGTACCGCCAAAAACCCTTTTCCTGACCTCCTTCATTTCCTGGTCATTGCTCCAGGCTGAACCTTTTACGGCAATCCGCACCGCCCGTCCGCTCTCGCGGCAGGCAAAGGTGTAGACCTGCTTGCCGTAGTCGCGGTAGATCAGGTTCCCTTTGCCTAAGGTGCAGCCGGTGAGAACCTGGACTGCATCTACCCCGCAGGCGTCGTTTTCCACTATTGCTACCAGTTCCTCGTCTTGCGAGCGGATTGACTCCAGCTCTCTCAAGGCTATCCTGGCCACCCGGAAGCCGGTTGCCAGTCCTGGGCAGGAATGGCCGTGGAATTCCACCGCCCTTTCCCAGTCAGAATTTTTCATGCTCATAAATTATCACTGCCTTTCTTTATCTTTTTCTTCTAGCGGTTGGCGAAGGAGCAACCGTATGATTCTTCCTGCAGCCGGGTATTAACCAACGATTTTCCCGCCTCGCAAGGCTCATCCAAAAATATTTTATCCAGGCAGCTGTGCCTGTTTTTCCCCAGATTTTCAGGCAAACTTAAAAGGGAAGGCGCTGAACTCAACAAGCTCTTCGTATAGGGGTGCAGCGGTTTATTTAAAACTTCACTGACTGGCCCTTCTTCAACAATACGCCCTTTAAGCATGACGGCCAACCGGTCGCTGACCTTTCTGGCCAGGGCTATGTCATGGGTAATCAAAAGCATGGCCAGGCCTCTTTTTTCCTGTAAATTCAACAGAAGTTTTAAAATCTTGGCCTGAACGCTGGCATCCAGGGCTGAAGTGGGCTCGTCAGCAATCAGCACTTTTGGGTCCATCACCAGAGCCCTGGCTATGGCCACCCTCTGCACCTCGCCCCCGCTTAAATGGTGAGGGTATTTATGCAGGAAACCGTCGTCGTTTGGAAGCTCAACTTCCTCCAAAACGCGCCGCACTTTTGCCAGCCTTTCTTCTTTGCTGCCCAAGCTGTTCACATCCAGGGGCTCCCTTACCGCCTCCAGGACATTCATCCGGTGGCTCAGAGACTCCCCGGGGTTTTGAAAGATCATCTGCACCTGCCTGTAAAAGCCATTTTCCCCCAGGCGGTATTTCCCGCTATCAAAGAATACCTCCCCTTTATCAGGCTTGTAAAGTCCCATTATTGTCCTGGCCAGGGTTGTTTTGCCGGAACCGCTTTCGCCGACCAGAGCTAAAGTTTCCCCCTCATAGAGGCTTAAGTCAACTTCCCTGACAGCTTTTACCGAACCAAAAGATTTGCAGAGTTTCCTCACTACCAGCAGAGGCACTATGCCTCCGCGATGGCAGGCAACCAGGCGGTCACCATTCTTTATAGGCACCGGTACTTCGCTGGCACAAATTTCTATGCTCTGGGTGCAGCGCGGGTGAAAGGAGCAGCCAAAAACCCCGTGAGACATCTGGCCGGGTATGCCCTGCAGGTCCTTAACTGTAGTCATATTAGGATAAGAGCGCAACAGGCCCCGTGTATACGGGTGGCGCGGGCTGGCCAGTAAATCCTCCGTACAGCCGTATTCCACGATCCGGCCGCCGTACAGTACTGCCATTTTATCCGCCAGCATGGCGGCAGCAGAAATATCGTGGGTGATTACCAGTACAACCCTATCACCGGCTATTTCTTTAATCAGGGCAATAATCTCCAATTTTGTTATTGAATCCAGCGAAGCTGTAGGCTCATCGAGGATCAAAACCTCTGGGTTATTGGCAAGCGCCATAGCAATAAGCGCTCTCTGTTTTTCTCCACCGCTCAACTGGTGAGGATAGGCTTCTGCCCTGCGCTCATCAAGACCTACTGAAATCAACAGGTCTTTTGCCCTCCGGCCAGCCTTATCCCTATCCAAATAACCGTGAACTAAAATAGACTCTACAACCTGGTCATAAACGTTATACAGTGGATGCAGGGCGCCTTCAACATTTTGAAAAACCATGGCGACTTCCCTGCCCCGCATCCGGCGACGTTCCTCTTCAGAAGATGCCAGAATGTTCCTGCCCTTAAAAATAATCTCACCCGTACACCTGCCTTCTGAAAGCCCCAGAACAGAAAGCCCCAGGGTAGTTTTGCCGGCACCCGACTCTCCGGTAATAGCCAAAATTTCTCCTTTGGGCAGGCACAAATTAACATCCACAAGAACCGGCACTCCGTTATAAGACACTGCCAAATTTTTAATCTCTAGCATAACCAGCCTCTTTTCGTAAACGAGGATTTAAAGCAGTCTCCAGGGCAAAACCAGTAAAAGCAAAACCCATTATGGTCAGTGACAGGGCAATTCCTGCAGGCAAAAGCCACCACTTCCATACCTCAAGATAGGTGAATTTCAAAGCCTGCTGAATCATCTTGCCCCAACTGATTAAAGAAGGGTCACAGACCCCCAAAAAGGAAAGGCCCGCTTCCATAAAGATAGCCCGGCGCGCATCCTGGATCAACAAGGCAACCAGGACGGGCCCGAGATCGGGTATAATATGGCAGCGAAGCAAATGCTTCAAACCAGCGCCAAAGGTGCGGGACGCGGCTACAGACATTTTTTCCTTTAAAGAAAGCACCTGCGCCCTGACCACTCTTGCTCCTCCAGGCCACAAAAAGGCAGAAATCAAAAAGATCAGAAGAAAAAGGTTCGGCCGCAGGTAAGACGCTACCAGGACCGCAACAATAACCGGGGGGACAACAATTAGCACATCTACCAGCCGCATCCAGAACCGCTCATAAAACCCTCCTAAAAGGGCTGCTGTACCGCCCACCAAAACGCTGAATAAAACAGACAAAAGCGCCACCCCGCACCCTACGGCGAGGGAGGTACGGGCACCAAAAAGAAGTCTTGTCCAGACATCCTGCCCCACATCGTCAGTACCCAGCCAGTGCTGAAGTGACGGTGGGCTGAAGGCAGCACCGGTGTAGGCACAAGGTTCGGAATAGCCCAAAAGGGGAGCCATGACTGCCACGGCCGTTATTAAAAACAGAAGCGCCAGGCCGGCCCGGCCGGTATTGTTCTTTTTAACCTCCTGCCAGTAATTAACGTGCATTGGCTACCACCCTTGGGTCAATTTTTGCGTACAGAAAGTCTACCAGGAAATTTACAACCAGCACAACGAGCGCAACCAGCAGGAGGACCCCCTGCAGGAGAGGATAGTCACGGGCTAAAAGGGCCTTATAGAGCAGCGAGCCCATCCCTGGGTAATTGAACACAATTTCTATAAAGAGGGCACCCGTAACCAGGTGAGTAAACTGCAGGCCGGCTGCGGTAACCACCGGCAGAAGGGAACTCCGCCCGGCATGCCGGTACCTGATAACGCGCTCCGGGCAGCCTTTGGCCCTTGCCGTCAAAATAAAGGCTTCCCCCAGGGTTGCGATCATCGCATTTCTGGTCAAGAGGTAAGTTGCTGTAAGTCTTGCCAGGACCAGCGCAGCAACCGGCAGCACCAGGTGATGCAAAACATCTAAAGCGAGAGCCAGCCCGCTGTATCCGGCATAGGGTGTAAGGGCCCCTGCCAGGGGCATCAGTTGCAAAAAGACGCCAAAAAAGAGAAGCAAAAGAATCCCTACAAAAAAATCCGGAAAGCCGCTAATGAACATCATTCCTGACAGCAATAACCTGTCCAGGGTCAGGCCGCGCCTGTAAGCAGACTCAATGCCCAGGAGCAAGCCAAGCAAGGTAGATATGGTCAAAGCCAGTCCCGTCAACAAAACCGTCCAGGGAAGAAAACCCAGAATCACTTTGAGAACAGGAGCGTTATAAAAATACGAGTAACCAAGATCGCCTTTTAATAAAGCAGGCCAGTAGACTAAGAACTGCTCGCCCAAGGTGCGGTCCAAAGAAAACCGCCGGGTCAGCTCTTTTTTTAGTTCCTCTGACATGCTGGTTAAGGCCTCTTCCCCGTAAATCGCCTGCAGGGGATCGCCGGGCATCAGGCGGGGCAGGATAAAGTTTAAAGAAAGGATTACAAGCAAAGCCAGCACATAGTTGGCAGCAGAACCTGTCCTGTTCATCTGCGGCCTCCGGTATTTCCCAAAGTTTAACTTTCTAAGTAATTACATCTCGCTGCTCATTTAACAAAAGACATCTTGTTAACAGGCATTGGAACCCCGCTTCCAATCCCCTGAAATGTTGAATAAAGATTTACCTTCCCGTCATGGGCATAGTACCAGTTTGGGTAGTAAAGAGGCATACAGGGCATTTCTTCGGCATAGATTTCCTGAATTTTAGCCACCAGTTCTTTCCTTCTTTCCTTATCCATCAAGGAAAGCTGCTGTTTTAACATCTGGTTCAGCTCTTCGTTCTCTTGGTACCTGGCGCTCAAAAAACCCTTGCCGGCAATTACCTTGTTTAAAAACTCCGGGTCGCCTCCCAGACCGCCGTGACCGCTTAAAGCCAGGTCAAACTTCCAGTCGTTCACCCTGCTGTCAAGCGTCTTGGACTCCAAGCTGCGCAGGTTTACTTTGATACCGGCTCTTTCTAATTGGGCTTTAATCATCTCCGCTTCACGCTCTCCAGGTGAGCCAAGAACCCCCCCTCCCCCGCCGCTGAACAAAAGCTCCAGTTCCAGGGGGCGGCCGTCTTTTTCAAAATAACTGCCATTTTTTACATAGCCCAGGCTGGCCAGTATTTCTGCCGCCCTGGCAGGATCGGCAGGGTATTTTCCATCCAGCCTGGTGTTATACCAGTCGCTGTCCGGCGGGACCAGGCCCGGGCTGCCAGCCAGGGCGTAGCCCCGCTGGGCGGTATCCACCAGCGCCTGGCGGTCTATAGCGAAAGCCAAAGCCTGGCGCAGTTCCCTGTTGTTTAAAGGATCCTTCTGGTGGTTAATCATAAGCTT
The window above is part of the Pelotomaculum thermopropionicum SI genome. Proteins encoded here:
- a CDS encoding formylmethanofuran dehydrogenase subunit E, which translates into the protein MEFHGHSCPGLATGFRVARIALRELESIRSQDEELVAIVENDACGVDAVQVLTGCTLGKGNLIYRDYGKQVYTFACRESGRAVRIAVKGSAWSNDQEMKEVRKRVFGGTASEEEKEVFQRHQSARTRFILDMPEDDFCTIQHVTIELPSKARIFDSHLCAECGEPVMEPRARVKGGKIVCMPCAGSYTRGW
- a CDS encoding ATPase components of various ABC-type transport systems, contain duplicated ATPase — translated: MLEIKNLAVSYNGVPVLVDVNLCLPKGEILAITGESGAGKTTLGLSVLGLSEGRCTGEIIFKGRNILASSEEERRRMRGREVAMVFQNVEGALHPLYNVYDQVVESILVHGYLDRDKAGRRAKDLLISVGLDERRAEAYPHQLSGGEKQRALIAMALANNPEVLILDEPTASLDSITKLEIIALIKEIAGDRVVLVITHDISAAAMLADKMAVLYGGRIVEYGCTEDLLASPRHPYTRGLLRSYPNMTTVKDLQGIPGQMSHGVFGCSFHPRCTQSIEICASEVPVPIKNGDRLVACHRGGIVPLLVVRKLCKSFGSVKAVREVDLSLYEGETLALVGESGSGKTTLARTIMGLYKPDKGEVFFDSGKYRLGENGFYRQVQMIFQNPGESLSHRMNVLEAVREPLDVNSLGSKEERLAKVRRVLEEVELPNDDGFLHKYPHHLSGGEVQRVAIARALVMDPKVLIADEPTSALDASVQAKILKLLLNLQEKRGLAMLLITHDIALARKVSDRLAVMLKGRIVEEGPVSEVLNKPLHPYTKSLLSSAPSLLSLPENLGKNRHSCLDKIFLDEPCEAGKSLVNTRLQEESYGCSFANR
- the DppC gene encoding ABC-type dipeptide/oligopeptide/nickel transport systems, permease components: MHVNYWQEVKKNNTGRAGLALLFLITAVAVMAPLLGYSEPCAYTGAAFSPPSLQHWLGTDDVGQDVWTRLLFGARTSLAVGCGVALLSVLFSVLVGGTAALLGGFYERFWMRLVDVLIVVPPVIVAVLVASYLRPNLFLLIFLISAFLWPGGARVVRAQVLSLKEKMSVAASRTFGAGLKHLLRCHIIPDLGPVLVALLIQDARRAIFMEAGLSFLGVCDPSLISWGKMIQQALKFTYLEVWKWWLLPAGIALSLTIMGFAFTGFALETALNPRLRKEAGYARD
- the DppB gene encoding ABC-type dipeptide/oligopeptide/nickel transport systems, permease components; the encoded protein is MNRTGSAANYVLALLVILSLNFILPRLMPGDPLQAIYGEEALTSMSEELKKELTRRFSLDRTLGEQFLVYWPALLKGDLGYSYFYNAPVLKVILGFLPWTVLLTGLALTISTLLGLLLGIESAYRRGLTLDRLLLSGMMFISGFPDFFVGILLLLFFGVFLQLMPLAGALTPYAGYSGLALALDVLHHLVLPVAALVLARLTATYLLTRNAMIATLGEAFILTARAKGCPERVIRYRHAGRSSLLPVVTAAGLQFTHLVTGALFIEIVFNYPGMGSLLYKALLARDYPLLQGVLLLVALVVLVVNFLVDFLYAKIDPRVVANAR